A single region of the Streptomyces sp. NBC_00236 genome encodes:
- a CDS encoding GNAT family N-acetyltransferase, translating into MGDPEIRRRRDDDLKACVEALATVHDADRYPAEWPADPGGWLTPDGMLGAWVAVDGPEVLGHVALTRTDDVLAADAGLPPEELASVARLFATASARRRGVASALLATVTAAAADDGLRAVLEVEDGGEAAMALYERAGWRHAGSRSGDWKTADGRTALLHTYVAPGAGAR; encoded by the coding sequence ATGGGAGATCCGGAGATCCGCCGCCGCCGTGACGACGACCTGAAGGCGTGCGTCGAGGCGCTGGCCACCGTGCACGACGCGGACCGCTACCCGGCCGAGTGGCCGGCCGATCCGGGAGGCTGGCTGACACCGGACGGCATGCTCGGCGCCTGGGTGGCCGTGGACGGCCCGGAGGTTCTGGGCCATGTGGCCCTGACCCGTACGGACGACGTGCTGGCGGCGGACGCGGGACTGCCACCGGAGGAACTGGCCTCGGTGGCCCGGCTGTTCGCGACGGCGTCGGCGCGCCGGCGCGGCGTGGCGAGCGCCCTGCTGGCCACCGTCACGGCGGCTGCCGCGGACGACGGACTGCGGGCGGTCCTGGAGGTGGAGGACGGCGGCGAGGCCGCCATGGCCCTCTACGAACGTGCCGGGTGGCGTCATGCGGGGAGCCGATCCGGTGACTGGAAGACGGCCGACGGCCGGACGGCGCTGCTGCACACGTACGTCGCCCCGGGCGCAGGGGCCCGGTAG
- a CDS encoding LamG-like jellyroll fold domain-containing protein, whose product MPRSRTVLRTVACAAALLIPVGATLVPAAAATPATAASATGATFAAGDPASAVHGLKGEYYSMSAPGARDFGTLGGVALEPQINFPGLTGTFESTTGRTENTTARWTGNITAPEDGDYTFAASGDNGFRLFIDGEVVIDHWEPDWDNEQTSKPVALKAGEPHTFKLEMFQDTGGANMFLRWSSATLARQIVPESAFTPPADFEVYPVGLSVADDGLTLQAVFEDEVSDFATLKDHLGIEADTSPMPVKSVVRTPGNPHALTVTLTAPVLKGQQVRVAYDGEAGLAVGGETVPQISRSARNLSTHRLTTAFGDKVDRDHPLPEYPRPQQVRDDWKNLNGSWEFAGAAAGEQPVFGKKLGERITVPYPVESQLSGLERHEDHMFYRKLVTVPKNWSVKGGKGDKSGKSGKANRLKLNFGAVDYEARVWVNGKQVAEHTGGYTAFSADITDAVKGSGPQEIVVAVTDTTGADQPTGKQSANPGGIFYTASSGIWQTVWMEPVAPAAVDSLTTTPDIDKGRLALTVNSEDASTSARITAVARDKKGKVVGRVTGPANRELSLPVAKQHLWTPDDPYLYDLKVTLDDGRSKDTVDSYFGMRSFGVAKVGGYQKLVLNGKPFFSLAQLDQGFYPDGLNTAPSDSALLFDLKAQKDLGFNSVRKHIKVEPARWYYHADQLGLLVWQDFVSGNITGEKGQKAFLDQGAEMMKQLHNYPSIGAWIVFNEGWGEWDRTETGKITEKVQAADPSRVVNAHSGVNCCNSKGDSGKGDIIDHHDYNNTDPAFPDDNRAAMDGEHGGFTLRSPGHMWPGAPTAIYSGVADKAALTAKYVENTRKYYLEAAGAELSGSIYTQVTDLENELNGLWTYDRREIKVDPAPVRKINQEVIAAGAAAGERDEIKGGGAWSLDENKGTKAADSGPNHKDLTLSEGTSWTPGVHGSALKFNGEGQYAQTDGPVLDTTGDYTVSAWASLDALPGNYATVVSQDGRRQENPFYLQYGQGAFAFSTPGGHRARLEMKPELGRWYHVVGVRSGDEIKLYVDGRLAATSAAGTADVSTGALSVGRAKWSGGNTDFWNGSVDQVSVYDKALTADEVSALHDTVQP is encoded by the coding sequence ATGCCCCGATCCCGCACTGTGTTGAGAACGGTGGCCTGCGCCGCCGCACTCCTGATTCCCGTCGGCGCCACGCTGGTCCCGGCCGCGGCGGCCACTCCGGCCACGGCCGCCTCCGCCACTGGGGCCACGTTCGCGGCCGGCGACCCGGCGTCGGCCGTACACGGGCTGAAGGGCGAGTACTACAGCATGTCCGCGCCCGGTGCGCGGGACTTCGGCACGCTCGGCGGTGTCGCCCTGGAGCCGCAGATCAACTTCCCGGGTCTCACCGGAACTTTTGAGTCCACCACCGGCCGGACCGAGAACACCACCGCCCGCTGGACCGGCAACATCACGGCCCCGGAGGACGGCGACTACACCTTCGCCGCGAGCGGCGACAACGGCTTCCGGCTCTTCATCGACGGCGAGGTGGTCATCGACCACTGGGAGCCGGACTGGGACAACGAGCAGACCAGCAAGCCGGTCGCGCTGAAGGCCGGGGAGCCCCACACGTTCAAGCTGGAGATGTTCCAGGACACGGGTGGCGCGAACATGTTCCTGCGCTGGTCCAGTGCGACGCTGGCCCGGCAGATCGTGCCCGAGTCCGCGTTCACACCGCCGGCGGACTTCGAGGTCTACCCGGTCGGCCTGAGCGTCGCCGACGACGGCCTGACGCTCCAGGCGGTGTTCGAGGACGAGGTCAGCGACTTCGCCACGCTGAAGGACCACCTCGGGATCGAGGCGGACACCTCGCCGATGCCGGTGAAGTCCGTCGTCCGCACGCCCGGCAACCCCCACGCGCTGACCGTCACCCTGACCGCGCCCGTCCTCAAGGGCCAGCAGGTCCGGGTCGCGTACGACGGAGAAGCAGGCCTTGCGGTGGGCGGCGAGACCGTTCCGCAGATCAGCCGCAGCGCCCGGAACCTGTCCACGCACCGGCTGACCACGGCCTTCGGCGACAAGGTCGACCGCGACCACCCGCTGCCGGAGTACCCCCGGCCGCAGCAGGTCCGCGACGACTGGAAGAACCTCAACGGGTCCTGGGAGTTCGCCGGAGCCGCCGCGGGCGAGCAGCCCGTCTTCGGGAAGAAGCTGGGGGAGCGGATCACCGTGCCGTACCCCGTCGAGTCGCAGCTCTCCGGTCTTGAGCGCCACGAAGACCACATGTTCTACCGGAAGCTGGTCACGGTCCCGAAGAACTGGTCGGTGAAGGGCGGCAAGGGCGACAAGAGCGGCAAGAGCGGCAAGGCCAACCGGCTGAAGCTCAACTTCGGCGCCGTCGACTACGAGGCCCGCGTCTGGGTCAACGGCAAGCAGGTCGCCGAGCACACCGGCGGCTACACCGCCTTCAGCGCCGACATCACCGACGCGGTCAAGGGCAGCGGCCCGCAGGAGATCGTCGTCGCGGTCACCGACACCACCGGTGCCGACCAGCCCACGGGCAAGCAGTCGGCCAACCCCGGCGGAATCTTCTACACCGCCTCGTCCGGCATCTGGCAGACCGTCTGGATGGAGCCCGTCGCCCCGGCCGCGGTCGACTCCCTGACGACCACCCCGGACATCGACAAGGGCCGGCTCGCCCTGACGGTCAACTCCGAGGACGCCTCGACGTCCGCCCGGATCACCGCCGTCGCCCGTGACAAGAAGGGCAAGGTCGTCGGCAGGGTCACCGGCCCGGCCAACCGCGAGCTGAGCCTCCCGGTCGCGAAGCAGCACCTGTGGACGCCCGACGACCCGTACCTCTACGACCTGAAGGTCACCCTCGACGACGGCCGGTCCAAGGACACCGTCGACAGCTACTTCGGCATGCGGTCCTTCGGCGTCGCGAAGGTCGGCGGCTACCAGAAGCTGGTCCTCAACGGGAAGCCGTTCTTCTCCCTCGCCCAGCTCGACCAGGGCTTCTACCCCGACGGCCTGAACACCGCGCCCAGCGACTCCGCCCTGCTCTTCGACCTGAAGGCGCAGAAGGACCTCGGATTCAACTCGGTGCGCAAGCACATCAAGGTCGAGCCCGCCCGCTGGTACTACCACGCCGACCAGCTCGGACTGCTGGTCTGGCAGGACTTCGTCTCCGGCAACATCACCGGTGAGAAGGGCCAGAAGGCCTTCCTCGACCAGGGCGCCGAGATGATGAAGCAGCTGCACAACTACCCGTCGATCGGTGCCTGGATCGTCTTCAACGAAGGCTGGGGCGAGTGGGACCGCACCGAGACCGGAAAGATCACCGAGAAGGTCCAGGCCGCCGACCCCTCCCGCGTCGTGAACGCCCACAGCGGTGTCAACTGCTGCAACTCCAAGGGTGACTCGGGCAAGGGCGACATCATCGACCACCACGACTACAACAACACCGACCCGGCCTTCCCGGACGACAACCGGGCGGCGATGGACGGTGAGCACGGCGGCTTCACCCTGCGGTCGCCCGGACACATGTGGCCCGGTGCGCCCACCGCGATCTACAGCGGTGTCGCCGACAAGGCCGCGCTGACCGCCAAGTACGTCGAGAACACCCGTAAGTACTACCTGGAAGCGGCCGGTGCCGAGCTCTCCGGCTCCATCTACACCCAGGTGACCGACCTGGAGAACGAGCTCAACGGCCTCTGGACGTACGACCGCCGTGAGATCAAGGTCGATCCGGCCCCGGTGCGCAAGATCAACCAGGAGGTCATCGCCGCCGGCGCCGCCGCCGGTGAGCGGGACGAGATCAAGGGCGGCGGCGCCTGGTCCCTCGACGAGAACAAGGGCACCAAGGCCGCCGACAGCGGGCCGAACCACAAGGACCTCACCCTCTCCGAGGGAACGTCCTGGACGCCCGGTGTGCACGGCTCGGCGCTGAAGTTCAACGGCGAGGGTCAGTACGCGCAGACCGACGGCCCGGTCCTCGACACCACCGGTGACTACACCGTGTCGGCCTGGGCGTCGCTGGACGCCCTTCCCGGCAACTACGCCACCGTCGTCAGCCAGGACGGCCGGCGTCAGGAGAACCCGTTCTACCTCCAGTACGGACAGGGTGCGTTCGCCTTCTCCACCCCCGGTGGTCACCGGGCCCGGCTGGAGATGAAGCCGGAGCTCGGCCGGTGGTACCACGTGGTCGGTGTCCGCAGCGGTGACGAGATCAAGCTGTACGTCGACGGCAGGCTTGCCGCGACCTCGGCAGCCGGGACCGCCGATGTCAGCACCGGCGCCCTGTCCGTGGGCCGCGCCAAGTGGTCCGGTGGCAACACGGACTTCTGGAACGGTTCCGTCGACCAGGTCTCGGTGTACGACAAGGCCCTGACCGCGGACGAGGTGAGCGCGCTGCACGACACCGTGCAGCCGTAG
- a CDS encoding GH92 family glycosyl hydrolase gives MPPRPLTAPRRLAARTAALVVTGALAGAVLPAAAEAAAPVTRPTAYVDPLIGSANGGNTFPGATLPYGMIAWSPTSTTGDQTSTGAANGYEYGVTRLRGLSLTHVNGAGCNPGAAGDIPIMPFVGDVTSSPSADTKDAVYAADFSHDNERAVPGRYTLGLDSGATADLAVSRRAGVADFAFPAGKPANLLFRVSNSLNGSEDAQVRIDTAHRKVTGSVLTGAFCGRRANGGTNNRRSYYRLYFTASFDRAFSSTGTWKDGTLAPGSTEGSGGEGYATGAERAGRGSGGWVGFDTGTDNDVHMRIGISYVSQAGAEANLRKEIAPRAGVDDVAAAASRTWDRELNSVRTGGGTEDRRTTFYTALYHSLMQPNLISDTDGRYPGMDGAAHRIGRGQGAQYSNFSGWDQYRAQIQLLALLKPEIAGDFAQSLYNFARQNGGVWDRWVHINGATHVMTGDPTAATLATFYAMGVRNFDYEGAYESLARQATVPVDDGLSDAGCPGQCTGQRPNLAQYLKSHYAPQDVCHCWGGAAETLEDAVADAALGRWAELLGRDEEAEAFKERGGWWRNVYNPGAADGAGTTGYIQARNVDGSWVTPFSPGSDRGFAQGTSATYTWMVPQDVQGLARAMGGRDVASRRLDAFFHKADGSWSVKGGDAVRYDPTNEPGIHAPWLYNALGQPWKTQETVREILNTVYGTGPRGLPGNDDLGTMSAWYVFSALGLYPQAPGGGELLLGAPLFPKAVIDRPHGRDITITAPAADAAHPYVDAVTVDGRAHDRSWTDASLLTGGGKLAYRLSGQANTSWATDPSGLPR, from the coding sequence ATGCCCCCCAGACCGCTGACCGCGCCCCGGCGCCTCGCCGCGCGAACGGCCGCCCTGGTCGTCACCGGCGCCCTGGCCGGCGCCGTGCTGCCCGCCGCCGCAGAGGCCGCCGCGCCCGTCACCCGCCCGACCGCCTACGTGGATCCGCTGATCGGCAGCGCCAACGGCGGCAACACCTTTCCCGGCGCGACCCTCCCGTACGGCATGATCGCCTGGTCGCCGACGAGCACCACGGGTGACCAGACCAGCACCGGCGCCGCGAACGGCTACGAGTACGGCGTCACGCGACTGCGCGGACTGAGCCTCACCCACGTCAACGGCGCCGGATGCAATCCCGGGGCGGCCGGTGACATCCCGATCATGCCGTTCGTCGGGGACGTCACGTCGTCGCCGTCCGCCGACACCAAGGACGCCGTCTACGCCGCGGACTTCTCGCACGACAACGAGCGCGCAGTCCCGGGCCGCTACACCCTCGGCCTCGACTCCGGAGCCACGGCCGACCTCGCGGTGAGCCGCCGCGCCGGCGTGGCCGACTTCGCGTTCCCGGCGGGCAAGCCGGCCAACCTCCTCTTCCGGGTCTCCAATTCGCTGAACGGCAGCGAGGACGCCCAGGTCCGGATCGACACCGCACACCGCAAGGTCACGGGCTCGGTGCTCACCGGCGCCTTCTGCGGGCGGCGCGCCAACGGCGGCACCAACAACCGCAGGAGCTACTACCGCCTCTACTTCACCGCCTCCTTCGACCGTGCCTTCTCCTCCACCGGCACCTGGAAGGACGGCACACTCGCCCCCGGCTCGACCGAGGGCAGCGGCGGTGAGGGGTACGCGACGGGCGCGGAGCGTGCGGGCCGGGGGTCGGGCGGCTGGGTCGGCTTCGACACCGGCACGGACAACGACGTCCACATGCGGATCGGCATCTCCTACGTCAGCCAGGCGGGCGCCGAGGCCAACCTGCGCAAGGAGATCGCCCCGCGCGCGGGCGTGGACGACGTGGCGGCCGCCGCGAGCCGCACGTGGGACCGGGAGCTGAACTCCGTACGCACGGGCGGCGGGACCGAGGACCGGCGGACGACGTTCTACACCGCGCTGTACCACTCGCTGATGCAGCCCAACCTCATCAGCGACACCGACGGCCGCTACCCCGGCATGGACGGGGCGGCCCACCGGATCGGGCGCGGGCAGGGGGCGCAGTACAGCAACTTCTCCGGCTGGGACCAGTACCGGGCCCAGATACAGCTGCTGGCCCTCCTCAAACCGGAGATCGCCGGGGACTTCGCCCAGTCGCTGTACAACTTCGCCCGGCAGAACGGCGGGGTGTGGGACCGCTGGGTGCACATCAACGGTGCCACCCACGTCATGACCGGCGACCCCACCGCGGCCACCCTCGCCACGTTCTACGCCATGGGGGTGCGGAACTTCGACTACGAGGGCGCGTACGAGTCGCTGGCGCGCCAGGCGACCGTCCCCGTCGACGACGGGCTCTCGGACGCCGGCTGCCCGGGCCAGTGCACCGGTCAGCGGCCCAATCTGGCCCAGTACCTGAAGTCCCACTACGCGCCGCAGGACGTCTGCCACTGCTGGGGCGGCGCCGCCGAGACGCTGGAGGACGCGGTCGCCGACGCCGCGCTCGGACGCTGGGCGGAACTGCTCGGGCGTGACGAGGAGGCGGAGGCGTTCAAGGAGCGCGGCGGCTGGTGGCGCAACGTGTACAACCCCGGCGCCGCGGACGGCGCAGGCACCACCGGCTACATCCAGGCGCGCAACGTCGACGGCTCCTGGGTCACGCCGTTCAGCCCGGGCAGCGACCGCGGCTTCGCGCAGGGCACCAGCGCCACGTACACCTGGATGGTTCCGCAGGACGTCCAGGGCCTCGCCCGGGCGATGGGCGGCCGCGACGTCGCGTCGCGGCGGCTGGACGCGTTCTTCCACAAGGCGGACGGCTCCTGGTCGGTGAAGGGCGGCGACGCGGTCCGCTACGACCCGACCAACGAACCCGGCATCCACGCCCCCTGGCTCTACAACGCCCTCGGGCAGCCGTGGAAGACCCAGGAGACCGTACGCGAGATCCTGAACACGGTCTACGGGACGGGGCCGCGGGGCCTGCCGGGCAACGACGACCTGGGCACCATGTCCGCCTGGTACGTCTTCTCCGCGCTGGGCCTGTACCCGCAGGCGCCGGGTGGCGGCGAACTGCTGCTGGGCGCCCCGCTGTTCCCGAAGGCGGTGATCGACCGGCCGCACGGCAGGGACATCACGATCACCGCACCGGCGGCGGACGCGGCGCATCCGTACGTCGACGCGGTGACGGTCGACGGGCGTGCCCACGACCGGTCGTGGACGGACGCGAGCCTGCTGACCGGGGGAGGGAAGCTGGCCTACCGGCTGTCCGGTCAGGCCAACACCTCCTGGGCCACGGACCCTTCGGGGCTGCCGCGGTAG
- a CDS encoding NADH:flavin oxidoreductase/NADH oxidase gives MSALFDPFTLRSLVVPNRAWMAPMCQYCAAVEGPETGVPTDWHFAHLAARAAGGTGLILTEATAVSPEGRISPADLGIWNDTQVAAFRRITDFVKGQGSVIGIQLAHAGRKASTAAPWAGGGPVGPDAHGWTPVAPSPLPFDTGYPVPHELTVDEIQAVVADFREAARRALEAGFQVVEVHGAHGYLVGQFLSPHSNHRTDAYGGSYDNRVRFALQVVDAVREVWPEELPVFFRISATDWLTENAEDEREGWTADETVRLAGELRAHGVDLLDVSTGGNAPRARIATGPGYQVPFAERVKRETALPVAAVGLITDPQHAEKILTEGSADAVLLGRELLRNPSWAQHAARELNGRAHAPEQYAYAI, from the coding sequence GTGAGTGCCCTTTTCGACCCCTTCACCCTGAGGTCGCTCGTTGTGCCCAACCGGGCATGGATGGCACCCATGTGCCAGTACTGCGCCGCGGTGGAGGGGCCCGAAACGGGTGTGCCCACCGACTGGCACTTCGCGCATCTCGCTGCCCGCGCCGCCGGCGGCACCGGACTCATCCTCACCGAGGCGACGGCCGTCAGCCCCGAGGGGCGCATCAGCCCGGCCGACCTCGGCATCTGGAACGACACCCAGGTCGCCGCCTTCCGCCGCATCACCGACTTCGTGAAGGGGCAGGGATCGGTCATCGGGATCCAGCTGGCCCACGCCGGCCGCAAGGCTTCCACCGCTGCCCCCTGGGCCGGCGGCGGACCCGTCGGGCCCGACGCGCACGGCTGGACCCCCGTCGCCCCCAGCCCGCTGCCCTTCGACACCGGCTACCCCGTGCCGCACGAGCTGACCGTCGACGAGATCCAGGCGGTCGTCGCGGACTTCCGTGAGGCCGCGCGCCGGGCCCTGGAAGCGGGCTTCCAGGTCGTCGAGGTGCACGGGGCGCACGGCTACCTCGTCGGCCAGTTCCTGTCGCCGCACAGCAACCACCGCACCGACGCGTACGGCGGCAGTTACGACAACCGCGTCCGCTTCGCCCTCCAGGTCGTCGACGCGGTCCGGGAGGTGTGGCCCGAAGAGCTGCCCGTCTTCTTCCGGATCTCCGCCACGGACTGGCTCACCGAGAACGCCGAGGACGAGCGCGAGGGCTGGACCGCCGACGAGACCGTACGGCTGGCCGGGGAACTCCGCGCGCACGGCGTCGACCTCCTGGACGTCTCCACCGGCGGAAACGCTCCCCGCGCACGCATCGCGACCGGCCCCGGATATCAGGTTCCCTTCGCCGAGCGCGTGAAGCGGGAGACCGCGCTGCCCGTCGCGGCCGTCGGTCTGATCACGGACCCGCAGCACGCCGAGAAGATCCTCACCGAGGGCAGCGCGGATGCCGTGCTCCTCGGGCGCGAACTGTTGCGCAACCCGTCCTGGGCGCAGCACGCGGCGCGCGAACTGAACGGGCGCGCGCACGCCCCCGAGCAGTACGCGTACGCGATCTGA
- a CDS encoding DUF1876 domain-containing protein: MTQTAVGWHIELEFEEDTHRTRAAALVRLSDGSEVRAHGYASRHPSDSEQPRVGEEIAGARALNELAMKLLTKAHDEIDEASGRTSYPLT; the protein is encoded by the coding sequence ATGACACAGACGGCTGTCGGATGGCACATCGAGCTGGAATTCGAGGAAGACACCCACCGCACCCGCGCGGCTGCCCTGGTGCGGCTCTCCGACGGGAGCGAGGTCCGTGCCCACGGCTATGCCAGCCGCCATCCCTCCGACTCCGAACAGCCCAGGGTGGGCGAGGAGATCGCGGGGGCCCGCGCACTCAACGAACTGGCGATGAAGCTGTTGACCAAGGCCCACGACGAGATCGACGAGGCGTCCGGCCGCACGTCGTACCCGCTGACCTGA